In Acinetobacter piscicola, a single window of DNA contains:
- the lldD gene encoding FMN-dependent L-lactate dehydrogenase LldD produces the protein MIISSANDYREAARRRLPPFLFHYIDGGAYAEYTLKRNVEDLSKIALRQRVLNDMSQLSLETKLFDETLSMPVALSPVGLTGMYARRGEVQAAVAADKKGIPFTLSTVSVCPIEEVTPAINRPMWFQLYVLRDRGFMKNALERAKAAGCSTLVFTVDMPVPGARYRDAHSGMSGPNAAMRRYMQSCFHPHWAWNVGLLGRPHDLGNISKYLGKPTGLEDYIGWLGNNFDPSISWKDLEWIREFWDGPMVIKGILDPEDAKDAVRFGADGIVVSNHGGRQLDGVLSSARALPPIADAVKGDIKILADSGIRNGLDVVRMLALGADTCMLGRAFVYALGAAGGEGVSNLLDLIDKEMRVAMTLTGANTIADITSDCLVKLEKELVG, from the coding sequence ATGATTATTTCTTCTGCGAATGACTATCGTGAAGCCGCACGACGTCGTTTACCGCCATTCTTATTTCATTACATCGATGGTGGTGCCTATGCTGAATATACTTTAAAGCGTAATGTGGAAGATTTATCAAAGATTGCACTTAGACAGCGTGTACTCAATGACATGTCACAGCTCAGTTTAGAAACGAAGCTGTTTGATGAAACTTTGTCGATGCCTGTTGCACTCTCACCTGTGGGTTTAACAGGAATGTATGCACGTCGTGGCGAAGTCCAAGCTGCAGTGGCTGCAGATAAAAAGGGTATTCCTTTTACCTTGTCCACAGTGTCAGTTTGTCCGATTGAAGAAGTAACGCCTGCCATTAATCGTCCAATGTGGTTTCAATTGTACGTGTTACGTGATCGTGGCTTTATGAAAAATGCCTTGGAACGTGCCAAAGCGGCAGGTTGTTCCACATTGGTCTTTACCGTGGATATGCCTGTACCGGGCGCGCGATATCGTGATGCACACTCAGGTATGAGTGGTCCTAACGCTGCAATGCGCCGTTATATGCAGTCTTGTTTCCATCCACATTGGGCATGGAATGTTGGATTACTAGGTCGTCCGCATGACTTGGGTAATATTTCAAAATATTTGGGCAAACCAACAGGTTTAGAAGATTATATTGGCTGGTTGGGCAATAACTTTGATCCATCCATTTCATGGAAAGATCTTGAGTGGATTCGTGAATTCTGGGATGGTCCAATGGTGATCAAAGGGATTCTTGACCCTGAAGATGCCAAAGATGCAGTACGTTTTGGTGCAGATGGTATCGTGGTGTCGAATCATGGTGGTCGTCAGCTCGATGGTGTTTTATCTTCTGCTCGTGCGCTTCCGCCTATTGCCGATGCTGTGAAAGGTGATATTAAAATTCTTGCCGATTCGGGTATTCGCAATGGTTTGGATGTGGTGCGTATGCTGGCTTTAGGTGCAGATACCTGTATGCTTGGTCGTGCCTTTGTTTATGCGCTAGGTGCAGCAGGCGGTGAAGGTGTTTCTAATCTACTTGATTTGATTGATAAAGAAATGCGTGTGGCAATGACTTTAACAGGTGCCAACACCATTGCAGATATTACCTCTGATTGTTTGGTCAAGTTAGAGAAAGAGTTAGTAGGATAA
- a CDS encoding ABC transporter permease, with product MNFNQLKVALFTLVHKEVRRFMRIWPQTLLPPAITMSLYFVIFGNLVGSRIGQMGGFSYMQFIVPGLIMMAVITNSYANVSSSFFSAKFQKSIEELIMSPVPLHMVLCGYVIGGVCRGVLVGLIVTMMSLFFTDLAIHNIFVTIYTVIITSLLFSLGGFINAVYAKSFDDISIIPTFVLTPLTYLGGVFYSISALSPFWQNLSLINPIVYMVNAFRYGILGHSDVNVSLSLIVVTLFCAVLYGIAYYLLSRGSGMRE from the coding sequence ATGAATTTTAATCAATTAAAAGTTGCGCTCTTTACCCTTGTACATAAAGAAGTTCGCCGTTTTATGCGAATCTGGCCACAGACTTTACTACCACCTGCGATTACCATGAGTCTGTACTTTGTCATTTTCGGGAACTTAGTCGGTTCTCGTATTGGACAAATGGGCGGTTTCAGCTATATGCAATTTATCGTACCAGGCTTGATCATGATGGCTGTGATTACTAATAGTTATGCCAACGTATCATCAAGTTTTTTCAGTGCAAAATTTCAAAAAAGTATTGAAGAACTCATTATGAGTCCTGTTCCGCTGCATATGGTACTGTGTGGCTATGTGATTGGTGGCGTTTGTCGTGGGGTCTTGGTGGGTTTGATTGTCACCATGATGAGCCTATTTTTTACCGACTTAGCCATTCATAATATTTTTGTGACAATCTATACCGTCATCATTACGTCCCTCCTATTTTCTTTAGGTGGTTTCATTAATGCGGTATATGCCAAATCATTTGATGATATTTCAATTATTCCAACCTTTGTACTTACCCCCCTTACCTACTTAGGTGGTGTATTCTACTCGATTAGTGCTTTAAGCCCATTTTGGCAAAATCTCTCTTTAATCAACCCGATTGTCTATATGGTAAATGCGTTCCGTTACGGCATTTTAGGTCATAGTGATGTCAATGTATCTTTATCACTCATCGTTGTGACATTATTCTGTGCTGTACTGTATGGTATTGCGTACTATTTACTTTCTCGTGGTTCAGGAATGCGTGAATAA
- a CDS encoding metal-dependent hydrolase has translation MLKNMAQNSQKYQQRLSSAIQIRKTRFNAQSIQHHYTDATLISHFLTALSITFPQGERFFVETVRNVRDQIEDPQLQADISAFIGQEAHHAQAHEQFNAAVQSKHYHLKKYEAALNKEMQRLRTLSQRRQLAATVALEHFTALMAGYMLKHPEVMFKGLSANMQQLWLWHAIEEIEHKHVAFDVYQTIFNHLAQRRRSMRTISIGFISGTAMMTADLLWQDRKHSLHRPVELMKNIKALSELCLMMIRLFPEYIAFYDQDFHPQQLDQQHLLDMGRQLLYPN, from the coding sequence ATGCTTAAAAATATGGCTCAAAACTCGCAAAAATACCAACAGCGTTTAAGTTCTGCAATTCAAATCCGTAAAACGCGCTTTAATGCCCAATCGATACAACATCACTATACTGATGCCACCTTAATCTCACACTTTCTCACTGCACTTTCGATCACCTTTCCACAAGGCGAACGCTTTTTTGTTGAAACTGTACGAAATGTACGTGATCAAATTGAAGATCCGCAGCTACAAGCCGATATTTCAGCTTTTATTGGTCAAGAAGCACATCATGCCCAAGCACACGAACAATTTAATGCTGCGGTGCAATCTAAACATTATCATCTAAAAAAGTATGAGGCCGCTTTAAACAAAGAAATGCAACGTTTAAGAACGCTCAGTCAACGCCGTCAATTGGCTGCAACCGTGGCTTTAGAACATTTTACTGCGCTGATGGCAGGTTATATGCTCAAACACCCTGAAGTTATGTTTAAAGGTTTATCTGCAAATATGCAACAGCTGTGGTTGTGGCATGCTATTGAAGAAATTGAGCATAAACATGTGGCTTTTGATGTCTATCAAACAATTTTTAATCATTTGGCACAGCGTCGTAGAAGTATGCGTACCATTAGTATTGGCTTTATCAGTGGCACAGCCATGATGACTGCAGACCTACTGTGGCAAGATCGTAAACATAGCTTGCATCGACCCGTGGAGCTCATGAAAAATATCAAAGCTTTGAGTGAGTTATGCTTGATGATGATACGATTATTTCCTGAATATATCGCATTTTATGATCAGGACTTTCATCCCCAACAACTTGACCAACAACATCTATTAGATATGGGACGTCAATTACTCTACCCCAATTAA
- a CDS encoding DUF962 domain-containing protein — protein MKSITEWFDEYSESHQNKTNKMIHWVCVPAILFSILGILAHFSALLTALIIVLTLVFYARLDLVLAVAMVALVTVMAWVIYLLPVGAGFYIGVFILAWVGQFYGHKVEGKKPSFFKDLQFLLIGPVWCMDAYLSKVLPKWKSRQKLAF, from the coding sequence ATGAAATCAATTACCGAATGGTTTGATGAATACAGTGAAAGTCATCAAAATAAAACCAATAAAATGATCCATTGGGTTTGTGTCCCTGCGATCCTCTTTTCTATTCTTGGCATCCTTGCACATTTTAGCGCCTTACTGACTGCTTTAATTATTGTTCTCACATTAGTTTTTTATGCTCGCTTAGATTTAGTTTTAGCCGTCGCAATGGTTGCTCTTGTGACAGTCATGGCTTGGGTCATTTACTTACTTCCTGTTGGTGCAGGATTTTATATCGGTGTCTTTATTTTGGCTTGGGTTGGTCAGTTTTATGGTCATAAAGTAGAAGGTAAAAAGCCATCATTTTTTAAAGACCTCCAGTTTCTTCTCATTGGCCCTGTATGGTGCATGGACGCCTATCTAAGTAAAGTACTACCAAAATGGAAAAGTCGCCAAAAACTGGCTTTTTAG
- the mltB gene encoding lytic murein transglycosylase B has product MLNFGLFQKVRNIGFCAAALSITSFCQANDFANDPNYNNFKLKTMQTYGLSSEQVDWAMNGSRNLPNIINIMNRPGESKPWYQYKTNFLAEGTIQRGVRFKNQYADTLNRAEQQYGVPQAIILGILGVETGYGANKGSFITRDALATLGFGYERRAQYFQDELSALIAWSYKDGVPTNSIVGSYAGAVGYPQFMPSNIPLYGVDYDGNGHVDLRNSAIDAIGSIANYLAQKGWQRNQPIAFQARYTGNNPDAIIAKDLTQPTPYGVLKNQGIAPMNPIVKIDDLDLVNVIQLQESYGPAYYITYPNFQVITTYNKSRMYATALWLLGTEIVNR; this is encoded by the coding sequence ATGTTAAATTTTGGGCTTTTTCAGAAAGTAAGAAATATTGGCTTCTGTGCGGCTGCATTATCTATTACCAGTTTTTGTCAAGCAAATGACTTTGCCAATGATCCGAACTATAACAATTTTAAATTAAAAACAATGCAAACCTATGGTCTGAGCAGTGAACAAGTCGATTGGGCAATGAATGGTTCAAGAAATTTACCCAATATTATCAACATTATGAATAGACCAGGTGAAAGTAAACCTTGGTATCAATATAAAACCAATTTTTTAGCAGAAGGTACAATTCAACGTGGTGTACGCTTTAAAAACCAATATGCCGACACCCTAAATCGTGCAGAACAGCAATATGGCGTTCCACAAGCCATTATTCTGGGAATTTTAGGGGTTGAAACAGGATATGGCGCAAATAAAGGCTCTTTTATCACGCGTGATGCTCTTGCAACTTTAGGTTTTGGTTATGAACGTCGTGCGCAATATTTCCAAGATGAACTTTCTGCATTAATTGCTTGGTCCTATAAAGATGGCGTACCCACCAATTCGATTGTGGGTTCTTATGCAGGGGCTGTAGGTTATCCGCAATTTATGCCCAGCAACATTCCTCTTTATGGCGTAGACTATGACGGCAATGGTCATGTTGACCTACGAAATTCGGCTATAGATGCCATTGGTTCAATCGCAAATTATCTTGCTCAAAAAGGTTGGCAACGAAATCAACCCATTGCATTCCAAGCACGTTACACAGGAAACAATCCTGATGCCATTATTGCGAAAGATTTAACCCAGCCAACACCCTATGGTGTCCTGAAAAATCAAGGCATCGCACCCATGAACCCCATTGTAAAAATTGATGATTTAGATCTGGTCAATGTCATCCAATTACAAGAAAGTTATGGGCCTGCATATTACATTACTTACCCTAATTTTCAGGTCATCACGACCTATAACAAAAGCAGAATGTATGCGACTGCTTTATGGCTTTTAGGCACAGAAATTGTCAATCGCTGA
- the queF gene encoding NADPH-dependent 7-cyano-7-deazaguanine reductase QueF (Catalyzes the NADPH-dependent reduction of 7-cyano-7-deazaguanine (preQ0) to 7-aminomethyl-7-deazaguanine (preQ1) in queuosine biosynthesis) — MTVEHSLLGKETNYPTSYQPDILFPISRAQARENYKHVEGIYKGKDWWHIFEISWLNDHGIPQVAIGRMTLPACSEFLIESKSLKLYFNSMNFTQFASQQAFIDTVEKDLSHAAQAPVTLTLFQVDQLDIAQPQGICLDEQQPDCLVNHPDASLLQLDDSEKVVEEQLFSHLLRSNCPVTGQPDWGTIFIRYRGKKPCYRSILAYIISYRQHNGFHEQCVEQIFADIWQNLQPEKLMVYATYTRRGGLDINPCRVSDESWMPSPIRLARQ, encoded by the coding sequence ATGACTGTTGAACATTCTCTTTTAGGTAAAGAAACCAATTATCCAACCAGCTATCAGCCTGATATTTTATTTCCTATTTCACGTGCCCAAGCACGTGAAAACTACAAACATGTAGAAGGCATCTATAAAGGCAAAGATTGGTGGCATATTTTTGAAATTTCTTGGTTAAATGATCATGGCATCCCTCAAGTTGCAATTGGTCGGATGACCTTGCCTGCTTGTTCTGAATTTTTGATCGAATCAAAGTCTTTAAAGTTATATTTTAACAGTATGAACTTTACTCAGTTTGCTTCTCAACAAGCCTTTATTGACACTGTAGAAAAAGACTTATCACATGCTGCGCAAGCGCCTGTCACTTTAACCTTGTTTCAAGTCGATCAATTAGACATTGCTCAACCACAAGGCATTTGTCTAGATGAACAACAACCTGACTGCTTAGTCAATCATCCTGATGCCTCATTATTGCAACTGGACGATTCAGAAAAAGTTGTTGAAGAACAGTTATTTTCACATCTTTTAAGAAGTAATTGCCCTGTGACAGGACAGCCTGATTGGGGAACGATTTTTATCCGTTATCGCGGTAAAAAACCTTGTTATCGTAGCATTTTAGCTTATATTATCTCTTATCGTCAGCACAACGGTTTTCACGAACAATGCGTGGAGCAAATCTTTGCCGATATTTGGCAAAATTTACAACCTGAAAAGTTGATGGTCTATGCAACTTATACGCGCCGTGGTGGTTTAGATATTAATCCATGCCGTGTGTCCGATGAATCATGGATGCCAAGCCCAATCCGATTGGCGAGACAATAA
- a CDS encoding ABC transporter ATP-binding protein — translation MTDALTLRDLSKTYRNGFQALKGINLTVPEGEFYALLGPNGAGKSTTIGIISSLTRKTSGTVEIFGHDLDTNPSKAKQCLGVVPQEFNFGQFEKTFDILVTQAGYYGIPKKIAQQRAEEYLEKLGLWEKRHTQGRMLSGGMKRRLMIARAMMHEPKLLILDEPTAGVDIELRRSMWDFLTEMNEKGTAIILTTHYLEEAEMLCRQIAIIDRGVIKEDTSMKAFLNQLNEESFIFDLESAIEPIKIDIIGVKFNLIDPVTLEVTMDKAHSMNDLFQLLEAQGIRVRSMRNKSNRLEELFVKMVEKNLEGAAQ, via the coding sequence ATGACTGATGCATTGACGTTAAGGGATTTATCTAAAACTTATCGCAACGGCTTTCAAGCACTCAAAGGCATTAATTTAACAGTGCCCGAAGGTGAATTTTATGCACTCTTAGGACCAAATGGTGCAGGAAAATCAACAACGATTGGGATTATCAGCTCTCTTACACGTAAAACTTCAGGGACAGTTGAAATTTTCGGGCATGATTTAGATACCAACCCATCCAAAGCCAAACAATGTTTAGGTGTCGTTCCACAAGAATTTAACTTTGGACAATTCGAAAAAACCTTTGATATTTTAGTAACACAAGCAGGTTATTACGGTATTCCAAAGAAAATTGCGCAACAACGTGCTGAAGAATATTTAGAAAAATTGGGACTTTGGGAAAAAAGACACACCCAAGGACGCATGCTTTCAGGCGGTATGAAACGCCGCCTAATGATTGCACGTGCTATGATGCACGAACCTAAATTATTGATTTTAGATGAACCAACAGCAGGTGTAGACATCGAATTGCGCCGTTCAATGTGGGATTTTCTCACTGAAATGAATGAAAAAGGCACAGCGATTATTTTAACTACACATTATCTAGAAGAAGCTGAAATGTTGTGCCGTCAAATTGCCATCATCGACCGAGGCGTAATTAAAGAAGACACCTCAATGAAGGCCTTTTTAAATCAGCTCAATGAAGAATCTTTTATCTTTGACTTAGAAAGTGCCATTGAACCGATCAAGATTGACATTATTGGCGTCAAATTTAACTTGATTGATCCTGTCACACTTGAAGTGACCATGGACAAAGCACATTCAATGAATGATTTATTCCAACTGTTAGAAGCTCAAGGCATTCGTGTGCGCAGTATGCGTAACAAATCTAACCGTTTAGAAGAATTGTTTGTGAAAATGGTAGAGAAAAACCTTGAAGGAGCTGCGCAATGA
- a CDS encoding septal ring lytic transglycosylase RlpA family protein, with the protein MHASLKYMIALTMGLGMTQVNSEMVQSSYLNNDSDSSSLASRVVNKDSTNFNSHFSNLNSLSITERSSDKIRRDTLAAKVQVQEDEPSVIDKLNAVASNTVRKFSQTGVASWYGRQFHGRKTASGDTFDMNQLTAAHRSLPLNCYIRVTNKDNGKSVVVKVNDRGPFHGNRVLDLSYGAAKRLGITNSGTGRVSIERVDGPNS; encoded by the coding sequence ATGCATGCTTCACTAAAATATATGATCGCCCTGACCATGGGTTTAGGTATGACGCAAGTCAACTCAGAAATGGTCCAGTCATCATACTTAAACAACGATTCAGATAGTTCAAGCCTTGCGTCACGTGTTGTGAACAAAGATTCAACGAACTTTAATTCACACTTTTCAAACTTAAACAGTTTGTCAATTACTGAACGTTCTAGCGATAAAATCCGCCGTGATACACTCGCAGCCAAAGTTCAAGTGCAAGAAGACGAGCCTTCAGTCATTGATAAATTAAATGCTGTTGCATCAAATACTGTTCGTAAATTCTCACAAACAGGTGTTGCATCTTGGTATGGTCGTCAATTCCATGGTCGTAAGACTGCAAGTGGCGATACATTTGATATGAATCAACTCACAGCAGCACATCGTAGCTTACCGTTAAACTGTTACATTCGTGTCACAAACAAAGACAATGGTAAAAGTGTGGTCGTAAAAGTAAATGACCGTGGTCCTTTCCATGGTAACCGTGTACTTGATTTGTCTTACGGTGCTGCTAAACGTCTGGGTATTACCAACTCTGGTACGGGTCGTGTAAGTATCGAACGTGTGGATGGTCCAAACTCTTAA
- a CDS encoding PolC-type DNA polymerase III has protein sequence MQAIILDTETHTLNGLPIEIAYAPIQIEQGKLSLDRKQIFDQLYSIGDEKISYASMAVHHILESDLLGQPDFSTFSLPAETTYIIGHNIDYDIHAIEKCGVDTSKIKAICTLALARLVWPNAEAHNISALIYQISKGSDKARSMLKGAHRADADIILTANILMHIIHQLNIQNIEQLFAASEDARIPRTINFGKHRGTAIAELPADYTKWLLKQDDLDPYLRKALENSAIITL, from the coding sequence ATGCAAGCCATTATTCTTGATACAGAAACCCATACATTAAATGGTTTACCCATTGAGATTGCTTATGCACCTATTCAAATAGAACAAGGTAAACTCAGTTTAGACCGTAAGCAAATTTTTGATCAGCTTTATAGTATTGGCGATGAGAAAATTTCTTATGCTTCAATGGCTGTACATCATATTTTAGAGTCTGATTTACTGGGTCAACCTGATTTTTCAACATTTAGCCTGCCTGCCGAAACAACCTATATCATCGGTCATAATATTGATTACGATATTCACGCCATTGAAAAATGCGGTGTAGATACCTCAAAGATCAAAGCGATTTGCACGCTTGCCTTGGCACGTTTAGTTTGGCCAAATGCTGAAGCACATAATATTTCTGCATTAATTTATCAGATCAGCAAAGGCAGTGACAAAGCCCGTAGTATGCTCAAAGGTGCACATCGTGCAGATGCAGATATTATTTTGACTGCAAATATTTTGATGCATATTATCCATCAACTAAATATTCAAAATATTGAACAACTATTTGCAGCATCTGAAGATGCACGTATTCCACGTACCATTAATTTTGGTAAACATCGTGGTACAGCGATTGCTGAACTTCCTGCGGATTATACAAAATGGTTATTAAAACAAGATGACCTTGATCCATATCTGCGTAAAGCACTCGAAAATAGCGCAATTATTACGTTATAA
- the lldP gene encoding L-lactate permease has protein sequence MTMLQQWQQIYDPMGNIWISSLIALIPIIFFFLALAVFRMKGSVAGTITVVLALLVSLFAYQMPVAMAFASMVYGFLYGLWPIAWIIIGAVFLYKISVKTGQFDIIRSSILSITEDQRLQMLFVGFAFGTFLEGAAGFGAPVAITAALLVGLGFKPLYAAGLCLIVNTAPVAFGAMGIPIIVAGQVSGVETMEISQMVGRQLPFMVIIVLFWIMAIMDGWRGVRETWPAVIVGGGSFALAQYLTSNFVGPELPDITAAIAALVSLTILLKFWQPKHIFRFANEDSSIDENLAAQKQQKYSIAQIAKAWSPFAILTAMVTIWSVKPFKDLFTKDGALHDMVISIKVPFLHQMIQKMPPVVNEIKDYDAIYKFDWLSATGTAIFIAAIITIIYLKMKPKDAVVTFAETVNELKIPIYSIGMVLAFAFIANYSGMSATLALALAHTGQAFTFFSPFLGWLGVFLTGSDTSANALFSALQATTAQQIGVPEVLLVAANTSGGVTGKMISPQSIAIACAAVGLVGKESDLFRFTVKHSITFTVMIGIIITLQAYVFPWMIP, from the coding sequence ATGACAATGCTTCAACAATGGCAACAGATTTATGATCCTATGGGCAACATCTGGATTTCCAGTTTGATTGCTTTGATCCCGATTATTTTCTTCTTTCTCGCACTCGCTGTGTTCCGTATGAAAGGAAGTGTTGCGGGCACAATTACAGTGGTATTGGCACTTTTAGTGTCGTTATTTGCTTATCAAATGCCCGTTGCAATGGCATTTGCATCAATGGTCTATGGCTTTTTATACGGTTTATGGCCGATTGCATGGATCATTATTGGGGCAGTATTTCTTTATAAAATTTCGGTGAAAACGGGGCAGTTCGATATTATTCGTTCTTCGATTCTGTCTATTACTGAAGATCAGCGTTTACAAATGCTGTTTGTGGGTTTTGCCTTTGGTACTTTCCTTGAAGGTGCGGCAGGTTTTGGTGCACCAGTAGCCATTACTGCAGCTTTGTTGGTTGGCTTGGGTTTTAAACCATTGTATGCCGCAGGTTTGTGCTTGATTGTCAATACAGCACCTGTGGCATTTGGTGCAATGGGGATTCCAATTATTGTGGCAGGGCAAGTTTCAGGTGTTGAAACTATGGAAATTAGCCAGATGGTGGGTCGTCAGTTGCCATTTATGGTGATTATCGTGTTGTTCTGGATCATGGCAATCATGGATGGTTGGCGTGGTGTGAGAGAAACATGGCCTGCGGTGATTGTCGGTGGTGGTTCTTTTGCTTTAGCACAATACTTGACTTCGAACTTTGTTGGTCCTGAACTGCCTGATATTACCGCAGCGATTGCAGCATTGGTTTCACTGACTATTTTATTGAAATTTTGGCAGCCAAAACATATTTTCCGTTTTGCCAATGAAGACAGCTCGATTGATGAAAATCTTGCTGCACAAAAACAGCAAAAATACAGCATTGCTCAGATTGCCAAAGCATGGTCACCATTTGCAATTTTAACTGCAATGGTGACAATCTGGAGCGTAAAACCATTTAAGGATTTATTCACCAAAGATGGCGCACTGCATGACATGGTGATTTCGATCAAAGTGCCATTCTTGCATCAAATGATTCAAAAAATGCCGCCTGTAGTCAATGAAATTAAAGACTACGATGCCATTTATAAATTTGACTGGTTGTCTGCAACAGGCACAGCGATTTTTATTGCTGCAATCATTACTATCATTTATTTAAAAATGAAGCCGAAAGATGCAGTCGTCACTTTTGCAGAAACAGTGAATGAATTGAAAATTCCAATTTATTCGATTGGGATGGTGTTGGCTTTTGCCTTTATTGCCAACTATTCAGGTATGTCTGCAACGCTTGCACTTGCACTTGCACATACAGGTCAGGCATTTACCTTCTTCTCACCATTTTTGGGATGGCTGGGCGTGTTCCTGACAGGTTCAGATACATCGGCAAATGCATTGTTTTCTGCATTGCAAGCAACGACAGCTCAACAAATTGGTGTACCTGAGGTTTTACTTGTTGCCGCCAATACCAGTGGTGGTGTGACAGGTAAAATGATTTCACCACAATCTATCGCAATTGCCTGTGCGGCAGTCGGTTTGGTGGGTAAAGAATCTGATTTGTTCCGTTTTACCGTCAAGCACAGTATTACCTTTACGGTGATGATTGGTATTATTATCACATTACAAGCCTATGTGTTCCCATGGATGATTCCATAA
- a CDS encoding DUF3465 domain-containing protein — protein sequence MANKTNLSIGAAIAVLVAAYFGIDLKQDQQNPSATSAENAHLESQNLQKPQQQAVNHQNSSQINATQSSQNRHGLAVIQKSFERKLSNVQVQSEGKVKAVLRDDHEGSRHQKFILTLDNGLTLLVAHNIDLAPRLENLKKGDLVEFFGEYEYSPQGGVMHWTHHDPQGRHEDGWLKHNGQISR from the coding sequence ATGGCAAATAAGACCAATCTAAGTATCGGCGCGGCGATCGCAGTTCTTGTTGCAGCATATTTTGGGATTGATTTAAAACAAGATCAGCAAAATCCTTCTGCTACAAGTGCTGAAAATGCGCATTTAGAATCACAAAATTTGCAAAAACCACAGCAACAAGCAGTAAATCATCAAAATTCTAGTCAAATAAATGCGACACAAAGTAGTCAAAATCGACATGGCTTAGCGGTGATTCAAAAATCTTTTGAACGCAAACTCAGCAATGTTCAAGTTCAGTCTGAGGGTAAAGTCAAAGCAGTATTGCGTGATGATCACGAGGGTTCACGGCATCAAAAATTTATTTTGACTTTAGATAACGGCTTAACCTTACTTGTTGCACATAATATTGATTTAGCACCACGATTGGAAAATTTGAAGAAAGGTGATCTTGTTGAATTTTTTGGTGAATATGAATATAGCCCGCAGGGTGGGGTGATGCATTGGACTCATCATGATCCACAAGGTCGTCATGAAGATGGTTGGCTAAAACATAATGGTCAAATTTCTCGTTAA
- the lldR gene encoding transcriptional regulator LldR, giving the protein MKVSDKIVQNLKLLIEDNNMQVGDRLPAERKLCEQLEVSRSSLREAIQQLTSTGMLVSKVGAGTFLQQLPSHWSQHQIVEPLSGLIDEDPAYRFDVQEARMVLEGGTAWYAAQRATPQDLENIRQCYDQITYFQALGDDHQAAIADAKFHLAIAEASHNLVLIQMMRSLFDLLQYNVVLGRRKVYTEAKRYDQLRDQHFQVMDAIERQDADAARVAVCGHIEFVVQQVRMIDEEEARRQRASRLNRI; this is encoded by the coding sequence ATGAAAGTCTCTGACAAGATTGTACAAAATTTAAAGTTGTTGATTGAAGACAACAATATGCAAGTCGGAGACCGTTTACCTGCGGAACGTAAGCTATGTGAACAGCTCGAGGTATCCCGTTCCTCTTTGCGTGAGGCCATTCAACAACTGACCAGTACGGGCATGCTGGTCAGCAAAGTTGGAGCGGGAACATTTTTGCAACAGCTCCCAAGTCATTGGTCACAACATCAAATTGTTGAACCTTTGAGTGGTTTGATTGATGAAGATCCAGCTTATCGTTTTGATGTACAGGAAGCTCGAATGGTTTTGGAAGGTGGCACAGCATGGTATGCCGCACAGCGTGCCACCCCACAGGATTTGGAAAATATCCGTCAGTGCTATGACCAAATTACTTATTTTCAAGCATTGGGGGATGACCATCAGGCAGCCATTGCCGATGCCAAATTTCATTTAGCCATTGCTGAAGCCTCGCATAATCTGGTGCTGATTCAGATGATGCGCAGTCTCTTTGATTTGTTGCAATACAACGTGGTTTTAGGCAGACGTAAAGTCTATACCGAAGCCAAACGTTATGATCAGTTGCGTGATCAACACTTTCAAGTGATGGATGCAATTGAACGACAGGATGCCGATGCTGCACGAGTTGCAGTCTGTGGACATATAGAATTTGTAGTACAGCAGGTACGTATGATTGATGAAGAAGAAGCTCGTCGTCAGCGTGCTAGCCGATTGAACAGGATATAA